A single genomic interval of Rhododendron vialii isolate Sample 1 chromosome 3a, ASM3025357v1 harbors:
- the LOC131320766 gene encoding uncharacterized protein LOC131320766, translated as MAEGCNVLASKVADQMLQMGDKNSRFFHLSTIQRRLGNQIVKLKDEFGIWRSEDKEIAGKKGHEVLVQGGVIDDLGRHLVEQYGIGPCFKMQNLKRIVTSKQLPTCYVTYLTFRQRIPYGLISESPLRSSIPSPAALVIGFT; from the exons ATGGCAGAAGGATGCAATGTTCTGGCATCAAAGGTTGCGGATCAAATGTTGCAAATGGGAGATAAGAATTCAAGATTTTTCCATCTCAGTACTATTCAAAGGAGGCTAGGGAATCAAATTGTGAAGCTAAAAGACGAATTTGGCATTTGGCGATCTGAGGACAAAGAAATAGCAG GTAAGAAGGGGCATGAAGTTCTTGTTCAAGGGGGTGTGATTGATGATCTTGGAAGACATCTGGTTGAGCAATATGGAATCGGACCTTGTTTTAAGATGCAAAACCTCAAACGCATCGTGACATCCAAACAACTCCCCACGTGCTATGTGACTTACTTGACTTTTCGGCAGCGAATTCCATATGGATTAATATCGGAATCCCCTCTTCGGTCCAGTATTCCTTCTCCGGCTGCTTTGGTGATTGGGTTCACTTGA